One Branchiostoma floridae strain S238N-H82 chromosome 15, Bfl_VNyyK, whole genome shotgun sequence DNA window includes the following coding sequences:
- the LOC118431891 gene encoding cyanocobalamin reductase / alkylcobalamin dealkylase-like encodes MDRATAIWEQVEGYIRPLGLESYPFKIQWYNDKVKDPFPLPYPGDTLAVVILSTPNMFEKAFKPFVAKKDCYVRDPIDECLLSHMQNIKAIFPDEDIDCMQDFELHPNHRPKVLVQTAAHVAGAARYYQRMDVKEDPWGKDKNIYGVSVHPKYGGWFAIRAVLVFKNILVPEMEYKEPPDCVPTDELRIDLLNKYNFHWKDWSFRDVIPVEDKYSEEQKVYFDTPPADRKALLGLEDKTA; translated from the exons ATGGACAGGGCTACGGCGATCTGGGAGCAGGTAGAGGGCTACATAAGACCCCTCGGACTGGAGAGTTACCCATTTAAG ATCCAGTGGTACAATGACAAGGTGAAGGACCCCTTCCCCCTGCCCTACCCTGGGGACACCCTGGCGGTCGTGATCCTAAGTACACCCAACATGTTTGAGAAGGCCTTCAAACCGTTCGTGGCCAAGAAGGACTGTTACGTACGGGACCCCATCGACGAATGTCTGCTGAGTCACATGCAGAACATCAAAGCC ATCTTCCCAGATGAAGACATAGACTGTATGCAGGATTTTGAGCTGCACCCGAACCACCGGCCTAAAGTCCTGGTACAGACAGCTGCACACGTGGCTGGTGCTGCCAGGTACTACCAGAGAATGGATGTCAAGGAAGATCCATGGGGGAAGGATAAG AACATCTATGGTGTCTCCGTGCATCCCAAATATGGTGGCTGGTTCGCAATCCGAGCTGTCCTGGTCTTCAAGAACATCCTGGTCCCAGAAATGGAGTATAAGGAGCCACCAGACTGTGTGCCAACCGATGAACTGCGCATCGACCTGCTGAACAAGTACAACTTCCACTGGAAGGACTGGTCTTTCCGAGATGTCATCCCAGTGGAGGACAAGTACTCGGAGGAACAGAAGGTCTATTTCGACACTCCTCCTGCTGACAGGAAGGCTCTGTTAGGTCTGGAGGACAAAACAGCTTAA
- the LOC118432475 gene encoding gamma-interferon-inducible lysosomal thiol reductase-like isoform X3, with protein sequence MFVILLLVTALAAVQCVEAAECDVPPSMWCSSPAVAKSCQVEESCERYLEKAAHAPAPPVSLTLYYESLCGGCQQFILEELWPTWSKLSPIMNLTLVPYGNAAEKKRFGKWVYECQHGKQECVGNLIETCTLNVLKNISAAFPFIHCIESKVEYSDNPKKAAEKCASMMQVDLSAIEKCADGSQGNALEHEMALKTGSLNPPHTYVPWVTLNGVHTEKIQHEAMNDLLKLICDTYQGDKPDACTPSKATVCARD encoded by the exons atgtttgtaattttactTCTTGTGACTGCGTTAGCAGCTGTACAATGTGTAGAAGCTGCAGAATGCGACGTTCCGCCCTCAATGTGGTGTAGTTCTCCGGCAGTCGCCAAGTCTTGTCAG gtAGAGGAGAGTTGCGAGAGGTACCTGGAGAAAGCTGCACATGCTCCAGCGCCCCCTGTCAGTCTGACCCTGTACTACGAGTCCCTGTGTGGCGGATGTCAGCAGTTCATCTTGGAGGAGCTGTGGCCGACATGGAGCAAGCTGTCCCCCATCATGAACCTGACCCTTGTACCTTATGGAAATGCAGCA GAGAAGAAACGCTTTGGAAAATGGGTGTACGAATGTCAACATGGGAAGCAGGAATGTGTTGGAAACCTGATTGAG ACCTGCACCCTGAATGTCTTGAAGAACATATCTGCAGCATTTCCCTTCATCCACTGCATCGAGTCTAAAGTAGAATATTCTGATAACCCAAAGAAGGCAGCAGAAAAG TGTGCTTCCATGATGCAAGTTGACCTCAGTGCCATAGAGAAATGTGCGGATGGTTCCCAGGGGAACGCGCTGGAACACGAGATGGCGCTGAAGACGGGCAGTCTGAACCCGCCACATACCTACGTGCCATGGGTCACGCTTAATGGG GTCCATACGGAAAAGATCCAGCATGAAGCAATGAATGATCTTCTCAAGCTGATCTGTGACACTTACCAG GGTGACAAGCCTGATGCCTGCACCCCATCTAAAGCAACAGTGTGTGCCAGGGACTGA